The sequence gagagaaacagcaatgagcactctttggaatacggcccgtcgcatgcgcaatcgaaatcacgcgaacgaaagcgaggaatattctaaccgctggatatttgatttcgctaagaaagtatgtcctgattctgttccggaacagaagatatcccgcgtcacgacattgaatacaaacgaaacaccgttttcgatggtagagttctcacttgcgctcttgtcgtgtaacaatagagccccggggttagacagaattaaattcaacttgttgaaaaatctgcccgactctgccaaaaggcgcttgttgaatttattcaacaagttcctcgagggtaatattgtcccacacgaatggagagaagtgagagttattactattcaaaaacctggaaaaccagcctccgatcacaattcgtatcggccgattgctatgctttcctgtattcggaaattgttggagaaaatgattctcttccgtctagacaattgggtcgaaacaaatggattgctttcaggtacacaatttgggttccgcaggggcaaaggaacgaacgattgtctagcgttgctctcaacagaaattcaaatggcatttgctcgtaaagaacaaatggcatcagttttcctcgacatcaagggggcattcgattcagtttccattaactttctatctgagaagttacatcagcatggtctttcaccagttttgaacaactttttatataatctattgtccgagaaacacatgcattttgagcatggtgatttgacgacaaagcgattcagttacatgggtcttcctcagggctcatgcttaagcccccttttatacaacttttacgtaaataacattgatgaatgtatcaacacatcttgcacgctaagacaacttgccgacgacagtgttgtgtctattataggacccaaagctgccgatctccaaggaccattgcaagataccctcgacaacttgtcgacatgggcttttcaaatgggtatcgagttctctacggagaaaactgagctggttgtattttcaaggaagcgagaacctgcgcaactacagcttcaactagggggtgaaaccatagctcaggttttcacatttaaatatctcggggtctggttcgattccaaaggtacctggggatgtcacattaggtatttgaaacgaaaatgtctacagagaatcaatttccttcgtacaataaccggaacttggtggggctctcacccaggagacctgatcaggttgtacaaaacgacgatattgtcagtaatggaatatggatgtttctgtttccgctccgctacgaatattcatttcattaaactggaaagaattcagtatcgttgtttacgtattgccttgggttgcatgcaatcaacccatacgatgagtcttgaagtgctggcgggcgtcttaccgttgaaaaacaggttctgggatctctcatatcgactgctaatccgatgcgacattttgaatccgatggtgatagaaaactttgaaaagctcgtcgagcttaattcacaaacccgttttatgtccttgtattttgactacatggctcagaatataaatccttcttcgtttgttcccaatcgtgttcattttgtggatacttctaattctactgtgcttttcgacacatccatgaaagaagaaatttgtggaatcccggatcctgtacgccctcaagagatcccaaaaatttttaataataaatttaaagaagtcgactgtaataaaatgttttacactgacggatcatatctagacgggtccactggcttcggtatattcaatgtaaatttcaccgcttcctataaactcagtgatccagcttcagtttacgtcgcagaactagctgcaattcagtatacccttgagatcattgacactctgcccacagatcactacttcattgtattggacagtctcagttccattgaggctctccgttcagtgaagcctggaaagcactcaccgtatttcctggggaaaatacgggaacaattgagtgctttatctgcaaaatcataccagattaccttggtttgggtcccctcacattgttccatacggggcaatgagagggcggactcgttagccaaggtgggcgcactagaaggtgatatctatgaaagaccaatctgcttcaatgaatttttcagttgctgtcgtcagaaaactctagctagctggcagaatacatggaatagtggaactctgggacgatggttacactcaataatcccacaggtatcgacgaaagcttggttccgggggttagacgtgagccgagactttattcgtgtaatgtcaaggctcatgtctaatcattatatgttcggcgcgcatctccgtcgtgtggggctcgctgagagtggtgtctgcgtttgcggtgagggttatcatgacatcgaacatgttgtttggacatgtgtcgagtattgtgatgccaggtcccaactcataggttcccttcgggcccgaggtataccacccttcgtaccagtccgcgacgtcttggcaactcgaaatcttccttatatgactctcatctataacttcttgaaaactatcaatgctcaaatttagtgctctccctatctctttctcgtctacagctctaccgcactcttctttacgttgctggaagtatggcctgtgtaaacgatgcttcggagcatgcacctgccttgaactgactgagttgctggaagctacccaaaaacgtcacatcaacgtcagaacacaccaacgaagcatcccaatccagaataatctcttcattgctacaagctgaaaaacatgaagattcatcgaacgcaaaatgtgtctaaaagatgtatgccacaaaccaatgatgtattcaaatttcaattcaatactgtgtaggtcccaccctccctatgtccccttactaactggggagtatgccgccccgtaatacggcatccctttctctctccctaacaacaagacaatcggccacgttaagctaaagcaaatgagcctaataaaaattttatttgaaaaaaaaaaaaaaaaaaagttaatttcgTTGTGATATTATCCGAAACTCCAGTTAGGGACAGTTAAGTCAGCTAGGACAGTGAACTTATAAAAAGTAAGAACTTTTCAGGAAGAAGTCTTTAAGCACttaacatatattttcatttaaatcttaaatGTTGCccggttgattttttttctcagtgtggTAAGATTCCTATAAATATTGTCACAACCTTGCCTGACTGAAGTAGTAGAACAACGGAAATGTCAAAGCTTATATGCATGAATTATTTGGGTACATTCATCTTCGTGTCAAAAAATCGCGAACTCAGCTTCGGATACATTAAAATAGTTTCTGTAAGGTTTGTATTTAATTAAGTTCGGTTATACCTAATTGAATAGGTAagaattgatttgttttttttttgttcgttaggTGTTTTACTGCCACCGAGTAATTAATCGGAGtttaaatagtttcatttgaatttggaaTTGCAGTAACTAAGTATGGCAGATAGTGCTGGAGAATGGTGCTTAATCGAGAGTGATCCGGGTGTGTTCAGTGAACTTATTCGAGGATTTGGTAGGTTTAATACTGTTTAGTCCTACAACTGGTGTTTTTAATTCAGGCTGAATTTACTTTTGTTATGTTTTACATAGGTGTCGAAGGAGTTCAGGTGGAAGAACTTTGGAGTTTGGATGAGGAGCATTTTAAGAATTTGGAACCCGTTCACGGATTGATTTTCCTGTTCAAATGGGTTAAAGATGATGAGCCGGCGGGATCAATCGTTCAAGATAGCCGGCTAGAGAAAATTTTCTTTGCTAAACAGGTTATCAACAACGCCTGTGCGACACAAGCGATTCTCAGTATTCTGCTGAACACTAAACATGCCGACATTGAGCTCGGATCGACGTTGTCAGATTTTAAAGAATTTGTAACTTCATTTGATGCATATAATAAAGGACTGGCCTTGAGTAATGCATCCCAGATAAGAACGGTGCATAATTCTTTTGCCCGTCAAACGCTATTTGAGATGGACAATAAGCATGGTAACAAGGATGAAGAAGTTTTCCATTTCGTCGGGTACGTACCGGTGGACGGTAGACTGTATGAATTAGATGGTCTGAAGGAAGGTCCTATTGATTTGGGAGCTGTTGGTGCCGGTCAAGACTGGACGAACGTTGCCCGACCTATAATTGAAAAACGCATACAAAAGTACAGCGAAGGTGAAATCCATTTCAATTTGATGGCGATTGTTTCTGATCGGCAGTTGATTTATCAGCGCCAGATTGATCAACTGTTGCAGTCCAGCGGGGACGAAGAAATGGAAACCGATACCAAGCAGAATGAAGTTACTAGACTGCGATTGCTGATCGAAGACGAAGTTGCGAAACGTAAGCGGTACAAGGTAGAAAACATTCGCCGGAAGCATAATTATTTGCCGTTGATTGTGGAGTTGCTGAAGATATTGGCCCAAAACGGGCAgttgatgccgctgtttgaaaaaGCAAAACAACGTGCCTCCGAGCGAGAATCTAGCAAGACTGGAACACCGAAATAGGCGGGGGGATTTGTGTGGCTGAAAGTTCATCTTAAGAAACGTAATAAAGCGACGTTCTTTATTCTTAAACTAAGCTGTAAAATCTTGTTTCATTGTTTGATTTAGACTGAAGAATATGGGCACGAGATTCATGACCATTCAACGACATAAGCGAAatagtagtttcaaaatcatgtgttttctttcatttaatctttcaatctttttcggttttcagtgaaaatcgtatactgtgcagtatcgatattcaaccgaagcttcgagAACCGATAATAACAGAAAACGATTCGCAATGATTTTTACATGTTGGTGCTCGTATCTAGAGTAGTTTTTGTTTCCAAagggtgtaattacttcgattgcaAAGAGGGTGTAAtttcttcgatttgtcatatttagaCACTTTTTATAGCAAatatcacagattttcattatatcgATCAAAGAATGACAATTGAAATTTGACTGATTCTCCCTAAAGACGttattttggtttcgtcttgtcgtacgctgcccatactcgcatatcagtcccatatcgattttcgccaattttgagttagcttgaggaatgaaatcgtTCCTAAATAtactttcagaaattgcaataaaagttgagggtttgttcagtaaaatgtgaaaaaaatatcaactcatgtctgtcccatatgcaaagtactcgcatatcagtcccattcagtgcaaatttcaataatttcatttgttgcaatattgaaatagtaaaggtgtattaccgatatttcaagtaataataccatgatttaacattaggtagcacaataaataaaaaaaaatcagaaataaaattttaatcgtctttttctcgacatgccgattttccatatgggactgatatgcaagtatgggcagtacggGGACGAGTAACGTAACATTGATACTCTCTTATTTTGCGATGTGAGACAAAAATACTtcatctctcttcgtttgttttggatgcgaCTATTTAAGAATGAAACGGTAAAAAACGAATATGAGTATGTTGGCTTGGATTCTTTTATTgaaaatgcgtgacaattttgagCTCTGATGATGATATAGTATTTTTTGCCTTTTAAAAGGAATAGAAAGTAACCAACCTCAATGTGATTCTCAATCGATGTGGATGTAAGTTTTTGTATGAACTgaacatcaaaaaaaaattgcgttTACGAAAGGATTGGTGTTGTTCAAAGAGTTATAATATGATACGAAAAGATgcactaacatgtgattagggcatatcgtgcgataGGCCCTTTTGCATGGTAGGAAAAATAATGctaattattcaaattttaaacatggaattcaagcatattgtgcataatattattatttcaatgaAGGTTGTATAATTTGTAATTAAATGTTAGTACCGAATTTCCTATTACATTTGCATATACATGTTTGGCATAATATTATGCTGaacttatcagtaaacaacaaatatatcgAAATCAGtaaatccgtttgccgagatttcgaacagtgcgatagtttttactgaaactcggtgaaACACCTGTCATTTAATGTCTCTTGTCGAATGTGCCAAACACCCCGCAGCCAAtgttggtggagcgagaaaataataTATATTGGATGAAGGTAAGAGATTCTTATATTTcatgaaaagataagtgaaataaaaaactcTGCTTGTCATATATACTTACAAAAGTCTTCTTATTTTCAGGCAAATGCGTTGAGAAGCACTAGAAATAATTGTCTTTAAcggtgatgttttcttttgaggTTTGATTTGCTTTTTTGTACACTGCATTAAAATTGACATTAATAAAACACCCCCTCTCCCCAACCTTAGCTTGATATTGatttcatacaataataaaGGAAAATCGTTTCTACGTTTGATTACTGATGACTCAGCATTTCATTATTCGGTCATAACCGCTTTTGCCGAGCTAACAGCAGAATTGCTGCTGAGAAGTTCGGTAATAATTGATGGTTAATAAATTTGATaatgccgagattctcagtaattattatttcaccgagatgattaccgatctctcggctgtgcaaatcttgcattttgttgccgagattcagtaatataattttagtGTGTAAAATTTTTGTCAAGGACATTGCTACTTCTACAGAAAAGTGTAAATATCTATCGAATTTGTTCCGAGGGGGGCGACAGAACCTGAACTTTCCTAATAAAACACAAAAAGTCGTTAGAATCTAATCAAATTCCATTTATCCTGAAAAATATATCTAACCGTTCAAAAGAACGTAATTGGGTAATTAAAATTTCTTGAGAATTTGGTTTGATAATTACTAGAAAACGTGAACCCGGAACTGTGATCATGAGCAAGGACCTATAGAGAAATAGTATGAATCAGCTTGGGTTATGATCATATTTTATTACGTTAGAAAATCTGAGAAACTCGGTTTAGACacaacttaaattttattgtacTGAATGTGATGTTTGGTACCGGAGATCCACACTTCAATTCTGTGCCGAATATGAAGTTGATTTGTTAGTGGCATGACTGGAATGAAATATTGATGATCCAGAAAGTATGTATTGCTAAGCATCACTTCTGCGATGTCTTCGTCATGAAATGTGTGAACAAAGTCTTGACATGGTACAATCCAGGAATTGATACTGTGCATGATACCGGTTagattttatagtaatctggaGTAAGTTCTTCAGATGGGATGTGTAATTATAGTCACCGAACGATGCATTGCCTCGAAATCCATGTTAGGATATTGCTCTCTACTCATCTGAAATAAACCAAATTGGATCAAGTAAACTGTACCGTACTGTAAGTAAACTATGAATATTCATCTCAGTCGTCATTCTTCTACTAAGTAGAAGCTTCATTTATACAAACAAATATTGTTATCAACAACGTATAAATCACCATGGTAATATTTCTAACTCGAAAAAAACTCAGCAAAAGACGATCAATCCAAACAAATTCGTTACTATGCGCAGTAAAAATGAACAAGCGGCTGCAGGAAAATATACTACCGAAAAAGACGATTCAGTTTTTAAGTGTCGTCCCCCTCGATTTGTTCTGTTGTATCAGCGTCCTGTTTTGGTTCAGTGCAGAACTATCAAAATAAGTTTAGATTAAATTTAGTGTGTAACACTATAACAATAACAAAAAGTGAAATGAATACAGAACACAGAGAGCAGGTTTCTTTCTGTGCTTGAACTTTGAACCTACCAGACGTTTATTTTTGAAAGTAAAATTTCCGAATACTCCTTAAAGTtaactcatttatatgagacacatTAACTGGCGACGAGGAAAATTGTGAACGCGTGTGACTTCGGTGTGCAAATTGGCAGAACAACTATCCAACAACAGTGGTGGTATTCATCGCAGATAGAGGATTTTTTTCAACGTCGGTGGCAGAAATCTGTACGGACTAAGAGTCAAGGAAGTAGCTAGATTGCAGGATTTTATTATCTACATCCGGACTATTTTCGGATTGGTTAAGATTTAGCGTTAAAACCGTAAGTACACCGTGTAGAAAAAACCGTAGAAAGTGAATCGGAAGCGTTTGAAAGTGATAAATATTCTACCAGTGGAAACCATTTTGTTTGGTAGCGTCGGTTTTATTTTAGGGTGCTGCACATATTTCGGTTCAAGTGCcatatatgaatatttttttttattaatatagaaaataaatgTCTGGCTTATTGGCTAGGGTGGTGTTCCTATTAttatatttaatttaaattttaatattttgtggttttaaatttttttttatatgacaTAATTAAGagtgttattttttatattccCTTTAGATACAAGAATTTCCTTGGAGGTGTCACGAGtgataaattacataaattcaataaatagctAAATTGGCACTGGCTACGACcgttggagtttaaagttttagacGGAGATATTTAAGGAATCTTGTTTTCGTTAAAGGTGCCAGTATAGAATTTTAGGTGACGCTTAAAGTAAGccattttggttttattttctcTTGTTACTGGTTTTAATTGTTTCTATTGTGACTGACCTTTCTACACGATGGCGCAGATGAGTGTATCCGCCATGATTGAGCCTTACCGTAAAGGATCATCCTTTTCGGATTGATCTGAAAGATTGGGCTACTTTTTTGTTATGAACAATGTTCCTGATGAAGCTAAGAAAGCGCATTTTATAACCCTTAGTGGTCCTTCCGTATTTTCTGAGCTTAAATTACTATTTCCGAATACGGATTTAGCTCAAATATCTCTTGACACAATGATTAGCAAGCTGAAATCGCGTTTTGATAAAACAGAGTCGGATATTATACAGCGttttaaattcaataacagGATACAAAATCCAGATGAATCCGTTGAAGATTTTGTGCTTTCGATCAAGCTTCAAGCGGAATTTTGTAATTTCGGGAATTTTAAAGAATCAGCAATACGGGAACGCATTGTTGCCGGATTGAGGGATAAAGTACTTCAGCAACGGTTGCTAAATGAAGAAAATTTAACGCTGGATTCAGCAGAAAAACTAATCGCGACCTGGGAGATGGCAGGGGCCAACGCGCGAACATTGGGTATTGCCTCTAATGAGGAACAAATCGCTTCTATGAGACAGAATGAACCAAATAAAGGCGGTTACGCTTATAAAAAGTTAGCAAAGATATATAACAGAGCTCAAGCTGAATTAAACCAGTCTCAAAGATTTGAGAATAGAGGCTCGGTGAAGGATCGATTGGGTTTCAAACCGTATAAACAGTCTAATGCAATGGCGAAGGAAGAGAGGACAATGCATAAAACAACATTCAAGCCAGCTGGTTGGAGAAACAATCAGGATACGTACCGTCCGGAAAGCAGGATTTgcgattactgtggaattcgaggACATCTAAAGCGGAAGTGCTTTAAGCTAAAAAATTCAAGGAAGGAGGCAGTGAAGTTCGTGGACTCTGCAGAACCTGGGCCAAGTACATTGAGCGAGCTGTTCAGCCGTTTCAGACCACATGATTCGGAAAGTgaggatgaaaaaaattcaGGTGATTTTGAATGTATGCTTGTTTCCTCTATAAATCATATAAATAATCCTTGTTTAATTGACATTGAAATAGAGGGCAAATCCCTCAGAATGGAGATTGATTGTGGCTCTTCAGTGTCTGTTATGGGGAAATCTCAATATTTAGCTCACTAGTAAACCTTTGGTGAAAACTCTGAAACAATTGATTGTGGTGAATGGGGCGAGACTTAATGTCGTTGGCGAAGCAAATGTTTCGGTCAAATGTAAAGGAAAATCAGCAAATTTAAAGCTGTTAGTACTGAATTCTGATAACAAGTTTATTCCTTTATTGGGACGCCCATGGTTAGACGAGTTTTTCTCTGACTGGAGGAATTATTTTGCTGGTGATCTATCagttaataatattttgttggaCGATAATCGTTGCGACATGGTTTTAAAAGATATTAAACGAAAGTTTTACAatgtatttgaaaaagatttttcCACTCCTATTGACGGTTTCGAAGCAGACTTGGTTTTGAATGACGATAagccaattttcaaaaaggcaTACGACGTTCCCTACAGGTTAAGGGAGAAAGTTTTAGATTATTTGACGAAACTAGAAAGTGAAAAAGTAATTACTCCTATTAAAACGAGCAAATGGGCTTCTCCGGTAGTAgtggttattaaaaaaaacaatgagatACGGCTTGTTATTGATTGCAAGGTATCGATTAACAAATGCATTATTCCAAATACTTACCCTCTACCGGTGGCACAGGATTTGTTTGCCGGGTTGGCAGGTTGCAAAGTATTTTGTGCTTTGGATTTGGAAGGGGCTTATACCCAGTTATCTCTGTCTGAACGTTCACGAAAATTTATGGTAATCAATACGATTAAAGGACTGTATGTTTACAATAGATTACCGCAGGGAGCTTCTTCCAGCGCATCTATTTTTCAACAAGTAATGGATCAAGTATTAAAGGGAATTGACAACGTATTCTGCTATTTGGACGATGTCTTGGTTGCAGGTGCTGATTTGGCAGactgtataaaaaaaatttacttggTTTTAGAACGACTGGCTAAAGCAAACATTAAAGTTAATTTGattaaatgtaaattttttgtgACGCAATTGGGATATCTGGGACACATTATAAGTGAAAAGGGGTTATTGCCTTGCCCAGAAAAAGTTTTAACAATAAAGAATgctaaaataccgaaaaatgtAACAGAACTCAAATCATTTTTGGGGTTAATAAACTATTATAACAAATTTATTCCACATTTATCCTCAAAATTGCACTATCTGTACAATCTTTTGAGAGATAATGTTAAATTTGAGTGGAATGAGAATTGTAGCAAAGCTTTCGAAGGCAGtaagaaatctttattggatACTAAATTTCTAGAGCTTTATGATCCAAAAAAGCCCTTGGTGATCGTGTCCGATGCTTCAGGCTACGGTCTAGGGGGAGTAATCGCTCACATAGTTGATGGTATAGAAAAACCTATATGTTTTACATCGTTTTCGTTAAATAACGCACAAAAATCTTATCCTA comes from Malaya genurostris strain Urasoe2022 chromosome 3, Malgen_1.1, whole genome shotgun sequence and encodes:
- the LOC131439005 gene encoding uncharacterized protein LOC131439005, coding for MNNVPDEAKKAHFITLSGPSVFSELKLLFPNTDLAQISLDTMISKLKSRFDKTESDIIQRFKFNNRIQNPDESVEDFVLSIKLQAEFCNFGNFKESAIRERIVAGLRDKVLQQRLLNEENLTLDSAEKLIATWEMAGANARTLGIASNEEQIASMRQNEPNKGGYAYKKLAKIYNRAQAELNQSQRFENRGSVKDRLGFKPYKQSNAMAKEERTMHKTTFKPAGWRNNQDTYRPESRICDYCGIRGHLKRKCFKLKNSRKEAVKFVDSAEPGPSTLSELFSRFRPHDSESEDEKNSDTCWKRGNHGSSRPTSSR
- the LOC131437968 gene encoding ubiquitin carboxyl-terminal hydrolase isozyme L5 translates to MADSAGEWCLIESDPGVFSELIRGFGVEGVQVEELWSLDEEHFKNLEPVHGLIFLFKWVKDDEPAGSIVQDSRLEKIFFAKQVINNACATQAILSILLNTKHADIELGSTLSDFKEFVTSFDAYNKGLALSNASQIRTVHNSFARQTLFEMDNKHGNKDEEVFHFVGYVPVDGRLYELDGLKEGPIDLGAVGAGQDWTNVARPIIEKRIQKYSEGEIHFNLMAIVSDRQLIYQRQIDQLLQSSGDEEMETDTKQNEVTRLRLLIEDEVAKRKRYKVENIRRKHNYLPLIVELLKILAQNGQLMPLFEKAKQRASERESSKTGTPK